Proteins encoded by one window of Acetivibrio thermocellus ATCC 27405:
- a CDS encoding DUF1385 domain-containing protein codes for MKQDIFKKPKHMTSIGGQALIEGLMMIGPKNAAIAIRKPDGEIVVEKRPVPKKGRVSKLPIIRGFVGIFKQMVLGIKALMYSAEFVDLEDDKDKEPSKVDKFLDRILGDKLQDVLIYISVIFSIIFSVFLFMVLPNLVASILPVDKSTGVGTLIYNVVEGVVRVGIFIGYLALTSLMKDIRRVWQYHGAEHKTIHCYENEEELTVENVKKYSTRHPRCGTSFLFTIMVVSILVFSLVGQHGLWINILLRVVLIPLVAGISYEIIKISGRSQSKIARIINAPGLMFQAFTTREPDDSQIEVAIEAMKNVMVENREEDRW; via the coding sequence ATGAAACAGGATATTTTTAAAAAACCAAAACATATGACCAGCATAGGGGGTCAGGCCCTGATTGAGGGACTTATGATGATAGGCCCTAAGAATGCTGCAATTGCAATAAGAAAGCCTGACGGGGAAATCGTTGTTGAAAAAAGGCCGGTTCCTAAAAAAGGCAGAGTATCGAAACTTCCGATAATTCGGGGATTTGTAGGTATTTTCAAGCAGATGGTTCTTGGAATCAAGGCGCTGATGTATTCGGCGGAATTTGTGGATTTGGAGGATGACAAAGATAAAGAGCCTTCGAAAGTTGACAAGTTTCTTGACCGGATTCTGGGTGACAAGCTGCAGGATGTGCTGATTTATATTTCAGTTATTTTCTCAATAATTTTCAGTGTATTTTTGTTTATGGTGCTGCCTAACCTTGTGGCTTCAATTCTGCCCGTTGACAAGTCAACAGGCGTGGGTACGCTTATATATAATGTTGTTGAAGGTGTTGTAAGGGTCGGGATTTTTATAGGTTACCTTGCTCTGACATCGTTGATGAAGGATATCAGGAGAGTTTGGCAGTATCACGGTGCCGAACACAAGACCATACACTGTTATGAGAATGAAGAAGAGCTTACTGTTGAAAATGTTAAGAAATATTCGACGAGACATCCCCGCTGCGGAACTTCCTTTTTGTTTACGATTATGGTGGTAAGCATATTGGTGTTCTCGCTGGTGGGACAGCACGGACTGTGGATAAACATACTGCTTAGAGTTGTTTTGATTCCTTTGGTGGCAGGCATTTCCTATGAGATTATAAAGATAAGCGGAAGAAGCCAGTCAAAAATAGCAAGGATTATCAACGCGCCGGGGTTGATGTTCCAGGCGTTTACCACGAGGGAGCCGGATGACAGCCAGATAGAAGTGGCTATTGAAGCCATGAAGAATGTAATGGTTGAGAACAGGGAAGAAGACAGATGGTGA
- the prmC gene encoding peptide chain release factor N(5)-glutamine methyltransferase, translating to MILKDALLMGTKLLKSADIDTPALEAGVLLCRVLNVDRSYLYSHDDYNMTEEEYKKFTLFLEERIKGKPLQYITGHQEFMSLDFIVTPDVLIPRQDTETLVEAVLTHVKSTGLENARILDIGTGSGCIAVSLAHFLKDSRVLALDISEKALEIAETNAKRCGVWDRMFFLKGDALEGLAGIIAQSPFAKDFERKGEGFFDIIVSNPPYIPSEEIKTLHKQVKDYEPRTALDGGIDGLDFYRAITCEAAKLLSTDSLLAFEVGYNQAENVSEFMKESFSAIKVVKDLAGIDRVVMGCRKQLKD from the coding sequence GTGATACTGAAAGATGCACTGTTGATGGGAACAAAGCTTCTTAAGTCAGCGGATATTGATACCCCGGCGTTGGAGGCCGGGGTACTTTTGTGCCGTGTTTTGAATGTGGACAGAAGTTATTTGTATTCTCATGATGATTACAACATGACCGAAGAGGAGTATAAAAAGTTTACCTTGTTTCTTGAGGAAAGAATCAAAGGAAAACCTCTTCAATACATAACCGGGCACCAAGAATTTATGTCCCTTGATTTTATTGTAACGCCGGACGTATTGATACCGAGACAGGACACAGAGACCCTTGTTGAGGCTGTGTTGACGCATGTAAAAAGTACCGGCCTTGAGAATGCAAGAATACTCGATATAGGCACCGGCTCGGGATGTATAGCCGTAAGCCTTGCACATTTTCTGAAAGACAGCAGGGTTCTTGCATTGGATATTTCTGAGAAAGCGCTTGAAATTGCCGAAACAAACGCAAAGAGATGTGGTGTGTGGGATCGGATGTTTTTTCTTAAAGGAGATGCGTTGGAAGGACTTGCCGGCATTATAGCCCAAAGTCCTTTTGCAAAAGACTTTGAACGCAAGGGAGAAGGATTTTTTGACATTATTGTTTCAAATCCTCCCTACATACCGTCGGAAGAAATAAAGACCCTCCACAAACAGGTAAAGGATTATGAGCCTCGCACGGCGCTGGACGGGGGTATTGACGGCCTTGACTTTTACAGGGCCATAACCTGTGAAGCAGCAAAACTGTTAAGTACGGATTCGTTGCTGGCTTTTGAGGTAGGCTATAATCAGGCGGAAAATGTTTCAGAATTTATGAAAGAAAGCTTTTCTGCCATTAAAGTCGTAAAGGATTTGGCAGGAATTGACCGGGTGGTGATGGGCTGCAGGAAACAGCTGAAAGATTAA
- the ytvI gene encoding sporulation integral membrane protein YtvI, with product MNFLLRKKQKKAIISLILAFTLLFAIYIIMNYFLALILPFLIAVIISSVNEPVISYMETKLRLNRKIASVISIIMTVSIIIILISLCIFKVYYELVKLNSNLPYYMESFSATASACYDRMSVFYYHLPKGLADILENNFKSLLPKLETITGKIAESIISSIASIPKAAVFTAVTLLSSYFISSDRKKIRNFIYRQLPVNLKQGFIGIKSDAISTIAGYIKAQLILMSITFIETTLGLIVIKCEYAVLIGFIAAIADALPIVGTGIVLFPLIGWNIITGNIQIALGITAVYLLGVILRQIIEPKIVSSQTGIHPFATLVSMYLGMTLFGFPGLFIGPIFVTILKSLHKSGLISVWDD from the coding sequence ATGAATTTTTTATTACGGAAAAAGCAGAAAAAGGCAATAATCAGCCTCATCCTTGCATTTACATTACTGTTTGCTATTTATATAATCATGAACTATTTCCTGGCTCTCATTCTGCCTTTTTTAATTGCCGTAATAATCTCTTCCGTCAACGAACCTGTTATCAGTTACATGGAAACAAAGCTAAGGCTTAACAGAAAAATTGCCTCAGTTATATCCATCATTATGACGGTAAGCATAATTATCATCTTAATTTCTTTATGCATATTTAAAGTATACTATGAACTGGTAAAGCTTAACTCCAATCTCCCCTACTACATGGAATCTTTTTCAGCCACCGCATCGGCTTGTTACGACCGCATGAGCGTTTTTTATTATCATCTTCCGAAGGGTTTGGCCGATATTTTGGAAAACAACTTTAAATCATTGCTACCGAAACTTGAGACCATAACCGGCAAAATTGCAGAATCAATTATAAGCAGCATTGCATCAATACCCAAAGCTGCGGTCTTTACCGCTGTAACTCTCCTGTCTTCCTATTTTATAAGCAGTGACCGAAAAAAGATCAGAAACTTTATTTACAGGCAGCTTCCCGTAAATCTAAAACAAGGTTTTATCGGGATTAAAAGCGATGCCATTTCAACAATAGCCGGATACATAAAGGCACAGCTCATCCTTATGTCCATCACCTTCATTGAAACAACTTTGGGTCTTATCGTCATAAAATGTGAATATGCAGTGCTAATCGGGTTTATCGCCGCAATTGCCGATGCACTGCCCATCGTGGGAACGGGCATTGTTCTGTTTCCGCTTATTGGCTGGAACATTATTACAGGAAACATTCAAATAGCTTTAGGCATAACCGCCGTATACCTTTTAGGAGTGATTTTAAGGCAAATAATCGAGCCGAAAATAGTTTCAAGCCAGACAGGAATTCATCCCTTTGCCACTCTTGTATCCATGTATTTGGGAATGACACTTTTTGGTTTTCCGGGACTTTTCATAGGCCCCATATTTGTAACAATTTTAAAAAGCCTCCACAAGTCCGGCCTTATAAGCGTATGGGATGATTAA